The following proteins come from a genomic window of Winogradskyella sp. PC-19:
- a CDS encoding magnesium chelatase, protein MKIENIKTLGELKKAGYQSKSIKDELRDNLIENIKNKVTTFEGIHGYENTVIPELERAILSRHNINLLGLRGQAKTRLARMMVKLLDEYIPVVEGSEINDDPLQPISRFATELIEEKGDNTPITWLHRDERFAEKLATPDVTVADIIGDVDPIKAANLKLSYADDRVIHYGMIPRANRCIFVINELPDLQARIQVALFNILQEGDIQIRGFKLRLPLDMQFVFTANPEDYTNRGSIVTPLKDRIGSQILTHYPDNVDTARTITAQEARLDERQSEAIHIPDLAKDLLEQISFEARESEYVDVKSGVSARMSITAFQNLLSTAERRSLLNGDTNTSVRLSDFTGIIPAITGKVELVYEGEQEGADFVANALLDSAIKTLFPRYFPKVEKLQKQDEETPYDDLVSWFFNSDGFELLDNLNDAVYKAKLDEVTPLDALLADYQPDIEKEDVYFEKEFILWGLTQFKKLSKYKYSEGLKFQDPYGSYINGL, encoded by the coding sequence AAATAGAAAATATAAAAACACTAGGCGAATTAAAAAAAGCGGGTTATCAATCAAAATCAATAAAAGATGAATTGAGAGATAATTTAATTGAAAATATTAAGAACAAAGTCACAACTTTTGAAGGAATTCATGGTTATGAGAATACCGTGATTCCTGAATTGGAACGGGCGATTTTATCAAGACATAATATTAATTTATTAGGATTACGTGGTCAAGCAAAAACGCGTTTGGCACGTATGATGGTTAAATTATTAGATGAATATATTCCTGTTGTAGAAGGTTCTGAAATTAATGATGACCCATTACAACCGATTTCGAGATTTGCTACAGAATTAATCGAAGAAAAAGGCGATAATACACCAATCACATGGTTGCATCGTGATGAGCGTTTTGCTGAAAAGTTAGCAACACCAGATGTTACTGTGGCAGATATTATTGGAGATGTTGATCCTATAAAAGCAGCTAATTTAAAACTGAGTTATGCCGATGACCGTGTGATTCACTATGGCATGATTCCAAGAGCGAATCGTTGTATTTTTGTAATAAATGAATTACCAGATTTGCAGGCTCGAATCCAAGTAGCATTGTTTAATATTCTACAAGAAGGTGATATACAGATAAGAGGATTTAAGTTACGCTTGCCTTTAGATATGCAATTTGTGTTTACAGCAAACCCTGAAGATTATACCAATCGTGGTAGTATTGTAACGCCTTTAAAGGATAGAATTGGAAGTCAGATTTTGACGCATTACCCAGATAATGTAGATACGGCAAGAACTATAACAGCACAAGAAGCACGATTAGATGAGCGACAGTCAGAAGCAATTCATATTCCAGATTTAGCAAAAGACTTATTAGAACAGATCAGTTTCGAAGCTCGCGAAAGCGAATACGTAGATGTAAAAAGTGGTGTGAGCGCAAGAATGAGCATCACAGCATTTCAGAATTTATTAAGTACTGCAGAGCGTCGTTCATTACTTAACGGTGATACTAATACGTCTGTAAGATTATCTGATTTTACTGGGATTATTCCTGCAATAACTGGTAAGGTAGAATTGGTTTACGAAGGAGAGCAAGAAGGCGCCGATTTTGTAGCGAATGCTTTATTAGATAGTGCCATTAAAACCTTATTCCCAAGGTATTTTCCGAAGGTTGAAAAACTACAGAAACAAGACGAAGAAACACCCTATGATGATTTAGTGTCATGGTTTTTTAATAGCGATGGTTTTGAGCTTTTAGACAACCTCAATGATGCTGTATATAAAGCTAAATTAGATGAGGTAACACCGCTTGACGCTTTGCTTGCAGATTACCAACCAGATATTGAAAAAGAAGACGTCTATTTTGAAAAAGAGTTTATTCTTTGGGGACTAACACAATTTAAAAAATTGAGTAAATACAAATATTCAGAAGGATTAAAGTTTCAAGATCCGTACGGAAGCTATATTAATGGGTTGTAA